The genomic segment GAACTAAAAGACTCTCCTCGCGTCGCAGGTGGTGCAGAAGGTCGTTTAAGCTATGGTCAATTTGATTACATTTATGCAACAGGCCTTGCAAATGCAAAAGAGGGCTCTATCTGGCAAATTTACCGCCAAGGTAAAGAGATGGAAAACCCAGACGAAGATGCAGAAGATAGCGACTTGGGTTTTGAAGCCATCTATGCCGCTGATGCACGCTTAGATGTTCCTGGTGAAGTTAGCAAATTAACGATTGTGAAAGCAGAACGAGAAGTTAGCCAGAGCGATCGCTTAACCCCTGCACCGCAAGCCGAACTACGTAACTATGTTCCTCATCCTGTTGAGCCAGGCTTCAGTGCCCGCGTAGTAAAAACCTATGCGGACATGGCAGAAGGTGCACAGTACTATATGGTCGTTATCAATAAAGGTACGTCTTCAGGCATGGAAGTTGGTCACGTGATGAAGGTCTTCAATGCGGGAAGAAAAATCCTGAAAGAAGACAAAAAAGAACCTGATTTGCTAACCCTTCCTGAAGAAGCGGGTACCTTGATGGTCTTTAAAACGTTTGAAAAGATTTCATACGCTTTAGTCATGGAGTCTTCTCGCCCAATTAAAGATGGTGATATTTTAGGCGCACCATGACAGAACAAGAAGCATGGCTTCGATTAACGCTGACGCCGGGCCTAGGTCCGGCGTATTTATTGGCACTATTGAAAGCCTTTAAAGACCCTGCTATTGCAGTCGATCAAACCGAATCAACCCTATCAGCTGTTGTTCCCAAAAAAGTTGCAAAAGCAATTGTAGAACGGCAAGGCACGGACAAGGTGGATGCGCATCTGGCATGGCTGAGTGAACCCAATAATTCACTCATGACGTTAGCAGATGCAGACTACCCGCCCCTACTTCTCGAAAGCCCTGCTCCGCCACCGCTATTATTTATCAAGGGCAACCGCGCTTTGCTCAACCAAACGGCAATTGGTATTGTCGGTAGCCGCCACGCGACCTCTTCTGGAATTGATAATGCAAGGCATTTTTCAGAGGCGTTATCTCAGCAAAAGGTAACGGTGATTAGTGGGCTAGCTGCAGGCATTGATACCGCCGCACACGAAGGTGGTTTGTTAGGCCGTGGTAGTACTGTGGCGGTTGTAGGTACCGGTTTAGACCGGGTGTATCCGGCACAAAATAGAGAGTTAGCACATCGCATCGCTGCTAACGGCGCG from the Leeia speluncae genome contains:
- a CDS encoding LysM peptidoglycan-binding domain-containing protein — encoded protein: MRKLLVSLFMSVSIAGVHADDLTLKNGYPQTYTVKKGDTLWAISGKFLKQPWRWPELWNLNKSDIKNPHWIYPGDLITLDFVNGKPRLSRSRGAKMSGGIVKLSPQVRVEGMDKDAIPAIPSSVIDPFLTQPKVIEEDELKDSPRVAGGAEGRLSYGQFDYIYATGLANAKEGSIWQIYRQGKEMENPDEDAEDSDLGFEAIYAADARLDVPGEVSKLTIVKAEREVSQSDRLTPAPQAELRNYVPHPVEPGFSARVVKTYADMAEGAQYYMVVINKGTSSGMEVGHVMKVFNAGRKILKEDKKEPDLLTLPEEAGTLMVFKTFEKISYALVMESSRPIKDGDILGAP
- the dprA gene encoding DNA-processing protein DprA is translated as MTEQEAWLRLTLTPGLGPAYLLALLKAFKDPAIAVDQTESTLSAVVPKKVAKAIVERQGTDKVDAHLAWLSEPNNSLMTLADADYPPLLLESPAPPPLLFIKGNRALLNQTAIGIVGSRHATSSGIDNARHFSEALSQQKVTVISGLAAGIDTAAHEGGLLGRGSTVAVVGTGLDRVYPAQNRELAHRIAANGAIVSEYPLGSQPLAGHFPQRNRIIAGLSKGCLVVEATLGSGSLITAKEALEQGRDVFAIPGSIHAPQSKGCHYLIKSGAKLVDDVNDILSELAIDLRPAAKTFTSPDSLTQPSFPEGLTFDPVDLDGLSLKSQLPIAELMPLLLQLELEGWVESLPGGRYRRRK